The Marasmius oreades isolate 03SP1 chromosome 9, whole genome shotgun sequence sequence CCTTTGCCATCCAGACGTCTTCAGAAGCCGCTTTTAAGAGTTGGTGGTTGAAAAATCTTCGGCACTTGTTATACCAGCTGACAAGCGCAAGTGACGACTGCACTTTCGTGCCTTGCGATGCAAATATTCCCTGTTGATAGATTCGAACGGATTGGTATATATAGACCGACACGAGAGACCAGCGGAGACCAAAGAATTTTACATGTGAGGGTACTGTATTGGGAGAAAAAGCACCCCGTCCCGGCAGGTCGGGTTTCCGGGCCGTTTCATCGGGACCTCGGACCTCGGTACTGCCAGCACCTTCACTCTCAGATTTCAACCAGGATGAACCTCTCTCTTTCGGTTTTTTTGCAGACTATTCAACAACATTCCGCCACTTCTCCCGCAGAATTATTTGAGCTATACTCTTGCCACGTTTATTACGGTCTGGTACCGCTCAAGCGCCCCCAAGTCGTGTGAGATCTGCCTAGGGAAGTGCTTTCGATATCGAGGTTTGACTGACTATACTTTACGGTCATTCAAGTTTCTGCGGTCCAATGCGGTCCGTGCGATCACCAGGCCCGAAGAGTTGCCCATCGTCGAAACCTGCCAACATGGGAAAAGGAGAAACTTGGGAATAATCAAAACACTCAAAAGCTGGCTGAGCTTCGACTCCGGCTCACGTTGTGGGGCATACCATGTATCGAATCAGGCTTCTCCAAAGTATCACGCTATTCTCACTGCTCTTTCTCGCGTCTGCATCTCCATCTGCGTTGAGAAAGCGCGCCACTTGCACAGTCGCATCTGCTGGAAATGCTGGTACCGACGATGTCCCCGCTATTGAGGCTGCGATTAAAAGTTGTGGAAGCGGAGGTACAATTGTCATATCTGCCGGGAAGACTTACATGATTCGGTCTACCTTGGATTTCACTGGGTGCACCGGTTGCGAAGTACAGATCGAGGGAACGTTGAAATTGTCAGATGACACCAATTTTTGGAATGGTGTCAGGGCAGCAATCCTGCTCACGAATGTGAATGGCGCGACTGTCCATTCGAAAACAGGATCTGGTGTCGTAGACGGCAACGGGGTCCCCTTTTGGCAGAGTTTGTTTCCTCCCTCCGGTCTTCTTATAAAGACTCTACTTACATGTTTGACTCCTTTTTCTCCCCAGAGTTTGCGTTGGACAATAGCTTCCATCGCCCGACGTTGATGTACATTTCAGGGGGTTCCAACATAGTTGTCGAAAACCTCTCCTTCAAGAACGCCCCGAATGTCTTTCATTCGGTGACCGACGGTGCCACGAATGTTAGATATAGCAATCTCAAGTTGAATGCTACTCCAAAGGATGGAGCGACACCTAAGAATACAGACGGATTTGATGTAGGGAATTCCACCTTCGTTACCATAGCCAGTACCAGCGTTGTCAATCAAGACGACTGTGTCGCTTTCAAACCGGGGTCCAACTTTGTGACAGTCACCAATATCACTTGCACCGGGTCTCATGGGCTTTCAGTTGGTAGCCTTGCAAAAGGCAGCAACGATGTTGTATGTGGATATCTATCCCCCACGCCCTGTGTTTGTGCTAAACTTTGCTGTTAACAGGTCACTAATGTCATCGTCAAAGGTGCAACCATGATCGATTCGACGAAGGCTACTGGCATCAAACTCTATGACGGAGCATCTGGCCACGGTGTAGCTACCGTTCGAAATGTCACCTTCCAAGACATTACCGTTCAGAACTGCGATTACGCTGCACAGATCCAGTCCTGTTACGAGACTCCAAGTGGAACTGCCTGCACCCCGAGTAAACACGTTGTTGATCAAGTTGTTTGGAAAAGCATCATAGGTATCACGTAGGTGTCTCGACGCGTTATCCTCGTTGTTCCTTCTTGGAGTTGATTGATCAAATCTAGGTCGTCGAAGGAGGACCCAGTGATTGCAAATATGAACTGCCCGGCCTCTGGGACGTGTAATATCTCCTTTCAAGGCTTTACAGTGAAGGCACCCTCTGGGAAGGCAAACGTACTTTGCTCTGCAGTTGATAGCAACCTTGGTGTGAGTTGCAGCGGAAGTGCATTTGGATGAGTGTTGGATTCTCGGACGTTTTACACTCCCCGTTGTTTCAATATTTGTACATACCTTTGATGTAAATTATCTACGATTCCAAGCTACAAAGCACTTGATGCCAATCTCGAAGTAAATAAACCCTGCTTATCGATAGTGGGCAGATACAGGCTACAAAATCGTGGACGCATCAAATTACACCCAATTCTGAATCCCTTTGCTCCAGCCGTCGATGATGTACTTCGAATCCAAATCACTCGAAACACTTCTCGAAATCACCCTGTCCATTATTCCTCGCATAGACCTGACTCTCTACAAAGGCGTCCAACGTGCAAAGTCCAGATCCGCTTCCATGAGAACAGAATTCTAGAGGCTGTAAGGCTTCATTCACGAATATCCTCACATAGTCCTTCCTATCTCTTGAACGCGAACCGCAGTTCAGCTTCTCCACCACCATCCTTCCTGCAAACGGCACCAATTCGCTCGCTCTCCACGACTTTCTAGGATCATACTTCCGTGGATCCAAAGCCCTTTTCTGCCTGAACAATCCGATGGTGGCATAAATGGGTATTAATTGATTGTCATGAGAGAAATCGGCATAGATGGTTCGGTTCAATGGAAACGTAACGGGGGAATCATCAAGAGTATGGTTCGTTTGAGTCGAGTCTTTCACAGGTGTGGAAGTAAGACGAGCAAGTAGTTCGTTGACGTAACCAACACCTTGCACAGGACCGAGTGGGTTACCGTAGCTACCATTGATGTCAGAGAAAGGTAGCAAAAACCGAGATCAAAAAGTAAATTCGGAGGACTTGCCCAGTGTTATAGTATTTATCCAGGTCACCGACATATTCGAAGTAATCAAATTCCTTCCTCGAGAACAGGTCGCAGAACGGACTTTGGTTATCCAGAGATTTGCCATCCAACGAATGGGCAACAGTGTCGAACGCGCAAAGGGACATCAAAGAGTAAATGTCTTGGTCGGTAAGGTTTGCACCGGGTGCACCTGAAGTAACCGATGAGCGCGTTTGAAGCGTGTTGAAGGAAGTAAGAAATACCTTCATTTAACCTCCGTGTGATCGATGGCGCAAATACGCTGATCCATTGAGCAGTCTGTGCGTCGGAACCATTTGCTGCAGAACAATTATTATCATCCAATGTGTTATTCACACCTTTCTGGGAAAAACTGTCAGAAACATGTACTTATTCATGTGCCATCTATGGACGCACGGCCTCGGGTATCGTCACGGAAAGTGTTGGATTGTAACGTTCCTTACTTGCTGCGCGGAATCCTGCTAGTCTATTAGTCACTGAAAATCACAGACCAGGAGAACTATGGTGGTACTAACCGGCGGTCCAATTTGTCGCGCTCAGAATCACTCGCTGAGACTGAGACGCACGTACAAATGGCAGCTTCTCCTCCGATATTAGATGGGCGTATCGATTGAAGGCGACTTGCCCAGCGTCGAAAGACCTGTCAAGGAAGAGCGCATTAGCATAAACAGTGCTCTCTGAATGAATAGCTTCAAGTGCATCTCACTGTTGTGCCCCAGATGGGACCAGGTCATCCGTCCCCAAATCATACTTATAGGTTTTCAAGAAATCCAACTTTGGATCTCTAAATGCGACTTTGACGCGCTGGAGTTTATCTATGGCAGAAACGATCCCCACAGCAGCGCCGGCGGTAGGAAATCGTGCTCCATGTCGCTCAAGCTAATTTAAATGGCCATCAATATCGACAACACAAATATTGAGAAGGACACCTACGATAATGGCCTGAGTGACTTCACAACCAGCTGGCGGTGGGATGTATTGTGCAACAGGGAAAAAAGGTGAATACTGTGCCCATGATCGCTCAAGAGGCGCTTCTTGATCATGATTGCTTTTAGCACTGGTGGCACAGCGCAAAAACGCTGAGATGAGAGCTACGGCAGTCAGAGTTGAGAGGATCATCTTCCACGAAAGCCGTGGGGGCTTGGAGGAGTTATATGGgagagatgtcgatgaatgCCAACGTGTGTGAGAGCGGTCTAAATCGGTGATAGGCTTCTTCTGTGGCTTCAGCCCGTCGTTTGAGAGCCATTCCCGGGCTTGAGCTtggaccatcgtcgtcgtcgtagtTGTCCAGATTGTCTTGGCTCACAAGATAATACCGCATTATGTTGGAAGTGATCGAGGCAAAAGGGCGGATGTGTAACGCACGTTGTTAGCGCAACGTCATTTAGACACGCACAATCATTGATCAATAATGTCCAACGACGACGACCGCACCATTTTAATTCTTTACGCGACAGAAACGGGAACATCTCAAGATGTTGCAGACGGGATAGCTCGATATTGTCGTCGTGGTCATATTAGATCTCGAGTTCTGAGCATGGATCAATATTCACCGGCGAGTCTCATCCTTGTCACTCACATGGACTGACAATTACATCTGCCTTAGGCCGATTTGATTTCTGAAAACTTGGTTATCTTTGCGGTCTCGACTACAGGATCTGGTATCGAACCCAGATCTATGGCAGAGCTCTGGTCAATGCTTTTGCGATCCGATTTACCGGAAAATCTGTTTGAGGACTTGCAATTTGCAGTATTTGGGCTTGGAGACACGTCGTACGAGAAGTTTTGCTGGCCTGCCAAGAAACTGTCTCGTCGGCTGAAGAGCCTTGGTGCAGAGGAGATCTGTCCAttgggagaaggagatgagCAACATCGTTTAGGGTTGAGTGTCTTTGCGTCTTCTTTCGTTCGGATCGAGTACTCATCTAATGTCCGTATCAGTATAGATGGAGCCCTAGATCTTTGGATAGAGTCCTTGCTTGAAGCCATCTTACAACTTCTGCCTTTACCACCTGGACTCGAGCTTCTTCCAACGGACACAGTACCTCCTGCCCGGGTATCATTTTCTGTGGCGTCTGACAACGCTCCTGTAGAAGATCCTCTCGACAGGGCTGAAGGATATCACTTTGCAACTTTGAGGTGCAATGATAGAATTACATCGCATGACTGGTTTCAGGACGTACGCCATTTAGAGTTTACATTTGAGGATGACATACGGTATGTGTTTGCCCGACCTCAGACATGGATTAAATTTTGACGGGACTCGCTACAGTTATTCTCCCGGTGATGTTGCAGTCGTACATCCCGTTGCTCCGCCAGAACAAGTGGAAGATTTCATGTCGTCCATGGGATGGGAGGACATCTCCGATGACCACTTCGAAATCTCGCATATATATCAAGGTACCACATACCTCGTCCTCGATTCTTTCCTCCTCTAATGTACACCTCCAGACCAATCACTTCCCGATCATCTACCGTACAAATTGTGCCTACGTGACATCTTCACTCGCTACTTAGACTTCAACTCAGTTCCTCGACGTTCATTTTTTCAATACCTTCGATACTTCACAAAGGAAGAGGCTGAAATAGAAAGACTGGACGAATTTTTAGCTGAATCTGGAGCGGTCAGATATTGTTATTGTGTCTGACCTATTTGGAGGCTCACATGAGTTGTTTTAGGATGATTTGTATGAATATTGCTATCAAGTGAGACGTACTATTCGCGAGGTTCTTTCGGAGTTTCGAGGTGTCAGAATTCCGAAACAATATGTTTTCGATGTCTTTCCTCCTCTAAGGCCGCGGCAATTTTCAATAGCGAGCTCCATCAAAGTGGGTCCACTATGTCTTACTTCTCCGGCACCGAAATTTACATTCTTTCATCGATGTGCTCACCGCTTAGAAACACCCTCGTCAGATCCACCTATGCGTTGCAATAGTTAAGTACAGAACCAAGCTACGTGTACCTCGTCAAGGAGTTTGCTCTATGTATTTATCCACACTGGAATCTGGTAATTGCAGTTCTTCTCTGACGCAGTTCTGGTAGCTGATCAGATTCTAGGCGACGCCATCAAGATAGGTATCAAGGCCGGGTTTATGAAATTGCCATCTACCAATCAACCAATAATATGTGTCGGTCCTGGTACTGGGGTTGCCCCCATGCGTGCTGTCCTTCAAGAACGAATAAAAAATCAATCGTACAGTACGCTGCTTCCTGTTAAACTTGTTAAATGTGCTACATGTCACCCCTATTCCCTTCAGATAATACACTCTATTTTGGTTGTCGATCAGCATACAAAGATCAACACTACAAAACCGAATGGAAGGCATGCGTCACCGCTAACGAGCTTACATATAGGGTTGCTTGTTCGCGGGATGGGCCCGAAGGCGCCAAGCGCACGTATGTGCAAGACCTCATTCGTGAAGACAGTAAACGAATCTGGGAGTTGTTGGACATGGAGCAAGCGTGTATTTTGATCTCTGGGTAAGTTGTTTGAGGTCCCCTCGTGAATTGCTTGGCACTAACTAAAGTTAGTTCGTCCAACAAAATGCCTGCTGCTGTCAAGGAGGCACTACAGTCCGCAGTCGAGCTACACGGGGAGAAGACGCCTGGTGATGCGGCTGAGTACATCCGGTTGTTGGAAAGAAATGGAAGGTTGAGTGAGGAATGTTGGAGTTAAAGTTAAAAATGTCTTTCTCTCATGACGCAGAGAATGCAATGCCTGCATCCTGATTGAGATCAGCATCAGCCTCGTGTTCACCCACACTCAGCCATAGGATGACGTTCGTGTATTTCTGTGGTCTTCTGGCCGATATCATACAGGTAGAAACGGAGACATTCCATTTATGTCAAGCGATCGACCCTAAACGTCTCGGTCGAATCGGATAAAGTGAGGACTCAATCGGGAACCTACAGTAGAGTGGATCTCTCCATTCTTCCGTGTGACGCCCCTGATTGATATTTCCACCTACGTCTAAAAACGGACGGGGAACAAAGCAAGCACCGTCCTTATAAAGGGCAAACGATCCATCttctccacaaatcaacccCCTTCCGACCTACTCAGCGCTATGGACTCCGATCACTCATATATTCCTTCCGAAGTCCCCAGCGAGAGTAGGTCGCCCTGTCCAGCTTTGAACACGCTGGCAAATCACGGATATCTGTACGTGAACTCATGGCAATTCTCCCGTGTTAAAGGCTGACTAGAGTGATGTTCTAGACCTCGTTCCGGGAAGGGCATCGAACTGAAGACCTTGTTGGTCGCTCTAATCACGGTGTACAATGTCTCTTACCCATTGGCCCTACTTCTCGCTGGGACCGCACTTTTGAGATATGGGAAGCTCGACACGAGTTCGAGTCTCCTTCCGTGGAACTGGAGATTAACGATCGACCTCGCTTCATTGTCGAGTTTCGGCTCCTTGAGGATTGCACATCCTGCGTCGCTTGTGCACCCCAACGAACCCTCTCATTCCCCCGATCCCAACCTTCTTGAAAATGCAGTTTCCCATGCTCACAAGGACTCAAGCGGATCGGAATTAGGCTTGACTCTTCGCGATCTGGCCGCTATCCGCCTCGAACGAGAGGCCAAATTAAGTCAACCTTTGGATAGTCTTCATGAACGGATAGCATTGGGGGAGAGTGCCTTGTGTTACCTTGCCCTTCGAAACCATTTTGGATCGACCGACACGATCCCAATATCCCGATTTGCTATATTTTTCGGGGATGAACGACTTCCGGACAATTGGTGGCAGGAAGTTCGACCTACGACAACCGTAGGCTTAATAGAAACGAGGCGCATAGCTAACGACATTAAGAATATCATGGCAGCGTTGGGCGAGTCGAGGTCAGATTCATGAACTGTGTTTGCTTTTACGCTCTTTTGTACGCTGGATCCATAGACATTGGGCTGCCATACGAACCCTTTAGCTACTAGTAACACTTATTGGACCATTTTTCGAATAGTGTGCTACACATACACCAAGGTTCATTCATTTCAACTGACCCTCGAGTATTTGAAGTACGTAGGACAACGCCTTGAAAGAGAACTACAATGTAACAACAAATGATAATCAACGTAAACGTCAGAAGTCTGAGTATCTGAGCGAACCTCCCCCGTTTTGGTACCTGGTCGCTGAAGGATATTTAGCAGAACTTCTAGTTTCGGAAAGACTCGAAATGTAACCACGAGAGAGAGAGGCGGTGGTAGTCCGAGGTTTGAGTGAAAAATGGTTGAGACGCCTGTCAGGCTACAATGCGATTCACACAGTATACAATCAGCAATCTGGCGACGGCAGTACCCAGCAGAAGTTATTAGCCTATATGTGTTCCTGTCATCCGTTGGCTCCATGGGTTCCATAGTATTACTTAGGAACTCAGGGCGACCGCGCAGGGTTAAATCTAGGACAGCGCCCAATGAAGCAGATCGGGTAGAAATTCTCATGTAGCACGTTGAGTGTCGACTGAGGTCCTTTTATATCCACAAGTCACCACCTCCGAGGTACGCCATATAAGTAGTCCAGTCCATTACATCGCTAGAAAGCATGATTGAAAGGGACATACAGATTGAAGTAAAAGTCGTACTTCTTAGCGTCAGGAACAGCTCAGAACCGTAAACCGAAACGCGAATAAAACTTACTCATAACAACTTGCCCATGATCGTCGATCTGAATCATCTGCAAATCGAAAGTTGATGAGTAGCCCATGGAATATGGTGCGCCCAAA is a genomic window containing:
- a CDS encoding uncharacterized protein (BUSCO:EOG09261QR5), which codes for MSNDDDRTILILYATETGTSQDVADGIARYCRRGHIRSRVLSMDQYSPADLISENLVIFAVSTTGSGIEPRSMAELWSMLLRSDLPENLFEDLQFAVFGLGDTSYEKFCWPAKKLSRRLKSLGAEEICPLGEGDEQHRLGIDGALDLWIESLLEAILQLLPLPPGLELLPTDTVPPARVSFSVASDNAPVEDPLDRAEGYHFATLRCNDRITSHDWFQDVRHLEFTFEDDIRYSPGDVAVVHPVAPPEQVEDFMSSMGWEDISDDHFEISHIYQDQSLPDHLPYKLCLRDIFTRYLDFNSVPRRSFFQYLRYFTKEEAEIERLDEFLAESGADDLYEYCYQVRRTIREVLSEFRGVRIPKQYVFDVFPPLRPRQFSIASSIKKHPRQIHLCVAIVKYRTKLRVPRQGVCSMYLSTLESGDAIKIGIKAGFMKLPSTNQPIICVGPGTGVAPMRAVLQERIKNQSYNNTLYFGCRSAYKDQHYKTEWKACVTANELTYRVACSRDGPEGAKRTYVQDLIREDSKRIWELLDMEQACILISGSSNKMPAAVKEALQSAVELHGEKTPGDAAEYIRLLERNGRLSEECWS
- a CDS encoding uncharacterized protein (CAZy:GH28), with product MYRIRLLQSITLFSLLFLASASPSALRKRATCTVASAGNAGTDDVPAIEAAIKSCGSGGTIVISAGKTYMIRSTLDFTGCTGCEVQIEGTLKLSDDTNFWNGVRAAILLTNVNGATVHSKTGSGVVDGNGVPFWQKFALDNSFHRPTLMYISGGSNIVVENLSFKNAPNVFHSVTDGATNVRYSNLKLNATPKDGATPKNTDGFDVGNSTFVTIASTSVVNQDDCVAFKPGSNFVTVTNITCTGSHGLSVGSLAKGSNDVVTNVIVKGATMIDSTKATGIKLYDGASGHGVATVRNVTFQDITVQNCDYAAQIQSCYETPSGTACTPSKHVVDQVVWKSIIGITSSKEDPVIANMNCPASGTCNISFQGFTVKAPSGKANVLCSAVDSNLGVSCSGSAFG
- a CDS encoding uncharacterized protein (BUSCO:EOG09261QR5) — translated: MAELWSMLLRSDLPENLFEDLQFAVFGLGDTSYEKFCWPAKKLSRRLKSLGAEEICPLGEGDEQHRLGIDGALDLWIESLLEAILQLLPLPPGLELLPTDTVPPARVSFSVASDNAPVEDPLDRAEGYHFATLRCNDRITSHDWFQDVRHLEFTFEDDIRYSPGDVAVVHPVAPPEQVEDFMSSMGWEDISDDHFEISHIYQDQSLPDHLPYKLCLRDIFTRYLDFNSVPRRSFFQYLRYFTKEEAEIERLDEFLAESGADDLYEYCYQVRRTIREVLSEFRGVRIPKQYVFDVFPPLRPRQFSIASSIKKHPRQIHLCVAIVKYRTKLRVPRQGVCSMYLSTLESGDAIKIGIKAGFMKLPSTNQPIICVGPGTGVAPMRAVLQERIKNQSYNNTLYFGCRSAYKDQHYKTEWKACVTANELTYRVACSRDGPEGAKRTYVQDLIREDSKRIWELLDMEQACILISGSSNKMPAAVKEALQSAVELHGEKTPGDAAEYIRLLERNGRLSEECWS